In Camelina sativa cultivar DH55 chromosome 16, Cs, whole genome shotgun sequence, a single window of DNA contains:
- the LOC104750853 gene encoding transcription factor MYB1R1 — protein sequence MSRSCSQCGNNGHNSRTCPTEITTTGDNNNNNNGGAGEKGIMLFGVRVTEAPSRSVRKTVSMNNLIQLDQTLDSNGPVEDGGGYASDDVVHASGSRNRERKRGTPWTEDEHRLFLTGLHKVGKGDWRGISRNFVKTRTPTQVASHAQKYFLRRTNQNRRRRRSSLFDITPDSFIESIQEESQMQTPLEGIHLGSKLNRSVPVPVPIPIPPSRRMAGLNLSKKAPATTTEKMFPLSLNLSSTSSSSSSNEQKARGGSRASGFEAMSSNGDSIMGVA from the exons ATGTCTCGTAGTTGCTCACAGTGTGGAAACAACGGCCACAACTCCCGCACTTGTCCCACAGAAATAACCACCACCggcgacaacaacaacaacaacaacggcgGTGCCGGAGAGAAAGGCATCATGCTATTCGGCGTCCGCGTCACGGAAGCTCCGTCACGTTCTGTTAGAAAAACTGTCAGTATGAACAATCTCATTCAACTCGATCAAACTCTCGATTCTAACGGCCCTGTTGAAGACGGTGGTGGTTACGCTTCAGACGACGTCGTTCATGCTTCCGGTAGTAGAAACCGTGAACGCAAACGAG GAACTCCATGGACAGAGGATGAACATAGATTGTTCCTCACGGGACTGCATAAAGTTGGAAAAGGTGACTGGAGAGGGATCTCAAGAAACTTCGTGAAAACTCGAACTCCGACTCAGGTAGCGAGTCATGCTCAGAAATACTTTCTCCGGCGAACAAATCAGAATCGTCGCCGTCGTAGATCTAGCCTCTTCGATATCACTCCTGACTcg TTTATAGAATCTATACAAGAAGAGAGTCAAATGCAAACACCACTTGAAGGGATACATCTAGGATCTAAACTAAACCGTTcggttccggttccggttccgATTCCGATTCCACCGTCGAGGAGAATGGCTGGTCTTAACCTTAGCAAGAAAGCTCCAGCGACAACTACGGAGAAGATGTTTCCGCTGTCGTTGAATCTTTCGTCGACgtcttcctcttcatcgtcCAATGAACAGAAGGCACGTGGGGGATCACGTGCTTCGGGGTTCGAGGCAATGTCGAGTAATGGAGATAGTATAATGGGAGTggcttga